One Fusarium poae strain DAOMC 252244 chromosome 4, whole genome shotgun sequence DNA window includes the following coding sequences:
- a CDS encoding hypothetical protein (BUSCO:49941at5125): MISPRPLKMPTQPAKSVQPMPLEVTVYGPCNALKAANFGAKRLLLCRKDSACVGGLTPEIEELEYLRDKIHIPISCVIRSRGGLDASLIGESHDHIYSNGEFLEMCDSILQLKETGVMNPLRGDSFVFGCLKRCDEVTTGGFKEKIVLDRSQCRYLVNIAKPFGCIFNHAFDHFTKSGDWSGIIPQLIGIGFTGIMTTGGPGKLNRYIELLRVMDQQLCNIQLIVAGGFRCPDIKKLRAYANEYGTNTVWINGECLRPERHEDSETCDMSSVMGMMDLLGLQTTD; this comes from the coding sequence ATGATCAGCCCGAGACCATTGAAGATGCCCACTCAACCTGCCAAGTCCGTCCAACCCATGCCCCTAGAGGTAACAGTTTACGGCCCTTGTAATGCCCTCAAGGCCGCAAACTTTGGTGCAAAGCGTCTTCTCCTCTGCCGCAAAGACTCCGCTTGCGTGGGCGGTCTCACCCCTGAGATCGAAGAGCTCGAGTATCTGAGAGACAAGATTCATATCCCAATCAGTTGTGTCATTCGATCCCGTGGAGGTCTTGATGCTTCTCTTATCGGCGAATCGCACGACCATATCTACTCAAATGGCGAGTTCCTCGAGATGTGCGATTCCATCCTTCAACTCAAGGAGACTGGTGTAATGAATCCTCTTCGCGGCGATTCTTTCGTCTTCGGATGTCTGAAGCGATGTGATGAAGTGACAACCGGGGGCTTTAAGGAGAAAATCGTTCTCGACCGATCTCAATGTCGCTATCTCGTCAACATAGCTAAGCCGTTCGGATGTATCTTCAATCATGCCTTCGACCACTTCACCAAGAGCGGAGACTGGAGTGGTATTATCCCTCAACTCATCGGCATCGGCTTCACAGGTATCATGACAACTGGAGGACCAGGAAAGCTTAACCGTTATATCGAACTCCTCAGGGTCATGGACCAACAGCTTTGTAACATTCAGCTCATCGTTGCTGGTGGGTTCCGCTGCCCTGATATCAAGAAGCTTCGAGCATACGCGAACGAATACGGCACCAACACGGTCTGGATTAATGGGGAGTGTCTTCGTCCCGAGCGTCATGAGGATTCGGAGACCTGTGACATGAGTAGCGTCATGGGTATGATGGATCTGCTCGGCCTTCAGACGACGGATTAG
- a CDS encoding hypothetical protein (BUSCO:52499at5125), translating to MSAGDMQDEQLKEALMTYEKLQGIEDDFEDVELEILRQQDKLTKDLYVRRAEVVSKIPQFWPLVFEQSPPEVDEYIQPSDSELLLNALTGLSVERFELPNGDPRSISIKWEFKENEWFEDKVLEKKFYWRFHKDGWAGLVSEPVDIKWKEGKDLTNGMLSLAKKVYDEENAGQKPGETENSKKLLKLMEETGMGGVSFFSWFGFRGRKVTPEESEEGRKIDEQKKADRKAGKIEDDDDDMDEDDEDDDEYEYEIFPTADDLAVFIAEDLWPGAIKYFTNAQDADDIPSDLEFEEMDEDDSDDEAPALAKA from the exons ATGTCTGCCGGCGATATGCAAGACGAGCAGCTCAAGGAGGCTCTCATGACCTACGAGAAGCTCCAGGGCATCGAGGATGACTTCGAGGATGTTGAGCTCGAGATCC TCCGTCAGCAAGACAAGCTCACCAAGGACCTCTACGTCCGACGTGCTGAGGTCGTCTCCAAGATCCCCCAGTTCTGGCCCCTCGTCTTCGAGCAGTCCCCTCCCGAGGTTGACGAGTACATCCAGCCCAGCGACTCTGAGCTCCTCCTCAACGCCCTGACCGGCCTCTCTGTTGAGCGCTTCGAGCTCCCCAACGGAGACCCTcgctccatctccatcaagTGGGAGTTCAAGGAGAACGAATGGTTTGAGGACAAGGTTCTCGAGAAGAAGTTCTACTGGCGTTTCCACAAGGACGGCTGGGCTGGTCTCGTCTCCGAGCCCGTCGACATCAAGTGGAAGGAGGGCAAGGACCTGACCAACGGCATGCTCAGCCTCGCCAAGAAGGTCTACGACGAGGAAAACGCCGGCCAAAAGCCCGGTGAGACCGAGAActccaagaagcttcttAAGCTCATGGAGGAGACCGGCATGGGAGGTgtcagcttcttctcctggTTCGGTTTCCGTGGCCGCAAGGTCACCCCCGAGGAGTCCGAGGAGGGCCGCAAGATCGATGagcagaagaaggccgaCCGCAAGGCTGGCAAGatcgaggatgatgatgatgacatggatgaggacgacgaggatgatgatgagtaCGAGTACGAGATCTTCCCCACTGCTGACGACCTCGCTGTCTTCATCGCCGAGGACCTTTGGCCCGGTGCTATCAAGTACTTCA CCAACGCTCAGGATGCCGATGATATCCCCAGCGACCTCGAGTTTGAGGAGATGGACGAGGATGACTCCGACGACGAGGCCCCTGCTCTGGCCAAGG CTTAA
- a CDS encoding hypothetical protein (BUSCO:18283at5125): MFELLKPAAGEAGVARLGRLAFAGGRRTMRTPNYIAVASRGVVPHLTPDNVTKHTTFDASYLAIEDFLEKSQPPVLQLPSEKPRNLQSFTAFPSDRALVLGPRRFPAVVTPVGNTDHHVSIFTSTGFRKLTIPEFAKTIELTQPDIAIPPADLFHSSNTPSSKRQIRMVERTEEWVGKFFHILDPKGRLKDMGVSVFAPVLPVEYPIQWDYLRYLAEDVRDSLSGLAVYDVNLVPELVNYPSLGDLPRLSFGPARSPQDLLRQVALGIDVCTVPFTNTASDAGIALSFTFAPPESSDLQPLGIDMWSEEHTTSLQPLVDGCQCYTCTKHHRAFIKHLLNAKEMLGWSLLQIHNHAVLSAFFAGIRVALSESTEKFEELYKKFLAVYEPEIPIGTGERPRARGYHFKSIAGQTKINEPSWQSYDSVNVSPHPEAIAEPLAAVEGTLPIDGVAPEL; the protein is encoded by the exons ATGTTTGAGCTACTAAAACCCGCTGCTGGTGAAGCTGGAGTTGCTCGATTGGGGCGTCTAGCTTTTGCTGGTGGACGTAGAACGATGCGGACGCCAAACTATATCGCTGTTGCGTCACGAGGAGTCGTTCCTCACCTCACACCGGACAATGTCACAAAGCACACGACCTTTGATGCATCTTACCTAGCGATAGAAGATT TTCTTGAGAAATCACAACCCCCTGTGCTGCAACTACCATCCGAGAAACCGAGAAATCTCCAAAGCTTCACAGCGTTCCCATCAGACCGAGCCTTGGTCCTCGGCCCAAGACGGTTCCCTGCTGTGGTGACACCCGTTGGAAATACTGATCATCACGTCAGCATCTTTACCTCTACTGGTTTCCGGAAACTCACAATCCCCGAATTTGCCAAGACTATTGAGCTCACTCAACCAGATATCGCCATCCCTCCAGCTGACTTGTTCCATTCAAGCAACACCCCTTCATCTAAACGACAGATTCGTATGGTTGAGAGGACAGAAGAATGGGTAGGCAAATTCTTCCATATTCTTGACCCCAAGGGCCGTCTCAAAGACATGGGAGTCTCTGTCTTTGCTCCTGTACTTCCTGTTGAGTACCCTATACAATGGGACTACCTGCGATATCTTGCAGAAGACGTTCGAGACTCCCTATCCGGTCTCGCTGTGTATGATGTCAACCTTGTGCCTGAACTGGTCAATTACCCCTCCCTCGGAGATCTACCACGACTGTCCTTTGGCCCTGCCAGAAGCCCCCAAGATCTGTTGCGTCAGGTTGCTCTCGGCATCGACGTATGCACGGTACCCTTCACCAACACCGCATCCGATGCAGGCATCGCCCTATCATTCACATTCGCGCCCCCTGAGTCATCCGATCTGCAACCGCTGGGTATTGACATGTGGTCCGAGGAGCACACGACATCCCTGCAGCCTCTAGTGGATGGCTGCCAATGCTACACTTGCACCAAGCACCACCGAGCGTTCATCAAGCACTTGTTGAATGCCAAGGAGATGCTGGGTTGGAGCCTTCTTCAAATTCACAATCACGCCGTTCTTAGTGCGTTCTTCGCTGGTATTAGGGTAGCCCTTAGCGAGAGCACCGAGAAGTTTGAGGAGCTTTACAAGAAGTTCTTGGCTGTATATGAGCCAGAGATCCCCATCGGAACTGGAGAGAGGCCACGGGCCAGGGGTTACCATTTCAAGAGCATCGCCGGCCAGACTAAGATTAACGAACCTAGCTGGCAGTCATATGATTCGGTCAATGTCAGTCCCCACCCTGAGGCCATTGCCGAACCTCTTGCAGCTGTAGAGGGTACATTGCCAATTGATGGGGTTGCACCGGAGCTCTGA
- a CDS encoding hypothetical protein (SECRETED:SignalP(1-19)~BUSCO:8610at5125) — protein MVKLNAIAAFAASIAAVSAQTYQRLGTCPTLGCVLPPDQSDFLPGQFFDFRVEVHAPVNGSEAAHDGKPDQKFKVTIAKEGEKAKDFAKAFGLKEPKVETWKFDWYEDLFAEDEDKPSIVNVASKIYRKISLSEPGKYTVTLHYYNGEKTTAEWTVRDLQPKRKAKNVIFFIGDGMTTNMITAARLLGHKSINGKYQTLMKLDEFPVLGHQMTHSIDSYITDSANSASALYSGHKSTVNAMGVYADSSPDPFDDPKVETIVEIFKRVWGGAWGAVSTAYLADATPIALTGHTRLRGQYGPLIDQALNGNSNYSWTKHEGPDVFFGGGAENFIAGKGSYKGKDYYKEFQKKGYTVSHNKTSLLKADKSKRALGVFCQSNLPVWLDRNVFTDNLEGLDNDPTGKEADATDLPGLKDMTLKAIDVLSTRGKDKGFFLMSEAASIDKQMHALDYDRALGDLLELDDTVRATIEKLKKLDILDETLVIVSADHGHGFDVWGSADTEYLSEQEDDRAKRRAIGTYEKSGQSQYTKKAKGINYGTGANFPTNWEPRYAIAGGVGAAPDRRENYKVHKSPREAAVELKDGDYYVNPEDAPDGFVINGTISTDNSQGVHSLTDVPVYALGPCQDTFGGTYSNIDVFYKIANCLGLAQSQKHGY, from the exons ATGGTCAAGCTCAATGCTATTGCCGCCTTTGCGGCCTCAATTGCCGCTGTCTCGGCGCAGACTTACCAGCGTCTAGGCACATGTCCTACGCTTGGCTGCGTTCTTCCACCAGATCAGAGTGACTTCCTCCCCGGCCAATTCTTTGATTTCCGTGTCGAGGTTCACGCTCCTGTCAATGGCTCCGAGGCTGCTCACGATGGCAAGCCCGACCAGAAGTTCAAGGTGACCATTGCCAAAGAGGgcgagaaggccaaggactTTGCAAAGGCGTTTGGCCTCAAGGAGCCCAAGGTCGAGACATGGAAGTTTGACTGGTACGAGGACCTCTTTGCcgaggacgaggacaagCCAAGCATTGTCAACGTTGCTTCAAAGATCTACCGCAAGATCTCCCTTAGCGAGCCCGGCAAGTACACCGTTACTCTGCACTACTACAACGGCGAGAAGACCACTGCCGAGTGGACTGTTCGCGATCTTCAGCCTAAGCGAAAGGCCAAGAatgtcatcttcttcattgGCGACGGCATGACCACCAACATG ATCACCGCTGCTCGTCTATTGGGACACAAGAGCATCAACGGAAAGTACCAGACTCTGATGAAGCTGGACGAGTTCCCCGTGCTCGGTCACCAAATGACCCACTCGATCGACAGCTACATCACCGACTCTGCCAACTCTGCTTCCGCTCTGTACAGTGGTCACAAAAGCACCGTCAACGCTATGGG CGTCTATGCCGACTCTTCTCCCGACCCCTTTGACGACCCCAAGGTTGAGACCATTGTCGAGATCTTCAAGCGTGTTTGG GGCGGTGCCTGGGGTGCTGTTTCTACCGCTTACCTTGCCGACGCTACCCCCATTGCTCTCACTGGCCACACCCGTCTTCGAGGCCAGTACGGTCCTCTGATCGACCAGGCTCTTAACGGAAACAGCAATTACAGCTGGACCAAGCACGAGGGTCCCGATGTTTTCTTCGGCGGTGGTGCCGAGAACTTCATTGCTGGAAAGGGCTCCTACAAGGGTAAGGATTACTACAAGGAGTTCCAGAAGAAGGGTTACACTGTTTCCCATAACAAGACCTCTCTCCTCAAGGCCGACAAGAGCAAGCGTGCTCTCGGTGTCTTCTGCCAGAGCAACCTTCCTGTCTGGCTCGACCGCAATGTCTTCACTGACAATCTCGAGGGTCTCGATAATGACCCCACTGGCAAGGAGGCTGATGCTACTGACCTGCCCGGTCTTAAGGACATGACCCTCAAGGCCATTGATGTCCTTAGCACTCGTGGTAAGGATAAGGGTTTCTTCCTCATGTCCGAGGCTGCCTCGATCGACAAGCAGATGCACGCTCTCGACTACGATCGTGCTCTTGGTGACCTTCTCGAGCTCGACGACACTGTTCGCGCTACtattgagaagctcaagaaacTTGACATCCTCGATGAGACCCTCGTCATTGTCTCTGCTGATCACGGTCACGGTTTCGA TGTTTGGGGCTCTGCCGACACCGAGTACCTCTCTGAGCAGGAGGACGATCGTGCCAAGCGCCGTGCCATCGGTACCTACGAGAAGTCTGGCCAGTCTCAGTACACTAAGAAGGCCAAGGGTATCAACTACGGCACCGGCGCCAACTTCCCTACCAACTGGGAGCCCCGTTATGCTATCGCTGGTGGAGTTGGTGCTGCCCCCGACCGCCGCGAGAACTACAAGGTCCACAAGAGTCCTCGCGAGGCCGCCGTCGAGCTCAAAGACGGCGACTACTACGTCAACCCCGAGGACGCTCCCGATGGCTTTGTTATCAACGGCACCATCAGTACTGATAACAGCCAGGGTGTCCACTCGCTAACTGACGTTCCTGTTTACGCTCTTGGTCCTTGTCAAGATACCTTTGGCGGCACATACAGCAACATTGACGTCTTTTACAAGATTGCCAACTGCCTTGGTCTTGCTCAAAGCCAGAAGCATGGCTACTAA